A genomic segment from Micropterus dolomieu isolate WLL.071019.BEF.003 ecotype Adirondacks linkage group LG03, ASM2129224v1, whole genome shotgun sequence encodes:
- the LOC123968390 gene encoding transmembrane protein 74, producing the protein MASPELLPANEGGKQPDRPDVLDRVSSALCVRKSGGSTGGALPGEGCCNPARSCHDRCHSAPRTAPRKGGAEVKLGHLGEEKVRVCCDEELETSFTYIDENVNLRLASPETSCKGSHRPVRNGEPCSETFPEFSFMSEDDLSFGEGSGTSIDYGFISAVTFLVTGISLVIISYAVPRDVVVDRDSVSAREMERLEMESARIGAHLDRCVIAGLCLLTLGGVVLSTLLMISMWKGEMYRRKVIAYSKRSAKQYGSISLKTRSSPSHSSVHLSLEEEIEETLT; encoded by the coding sequence ATGGCTTCTCCAGAGCTGCTTCCCGCAAACGAGGGAGGCAAACAGCCCGATCGGCCCGACGTCCTTGACCGGGTTTCGAGCGCGCTGTGTGTCCGCAAGTCGGGCGGATCAACAGGAGGAGCGCTCCCGGGGGAGGGCTGCTGTAACCCGGCACGCAGCTGCCATGACCGGTGTCATTCAGCGCCAAGGACGGCGCCGCGCAAAGGAGGCGCGGAGGTTAAACTCGGTCACCTCGGCGAGGAGAAAGTCCGGGTTTGCTGCGACGAGGAATTAGAGACATCTTTCACCTATATTGATGAGAATGTGAACCTGCGACTGGCCAGCCCGGAGACTAGTTGTAAAGGTTCTCACAGACCCGTGCGCAACGGTGAGCCTTGCTCCGAGACTTTCCCGGAGTTTTCCTTCATGTCCGAGGATGATCTCTCCTTCGGGGAGGGCTCCGGTACTTCTATAGACTACGGGTTTATCAGTGCAGTCACGTTCTTGGTGACCGGGATCTCCTTGGTGATCATTTCCTACGCCGTGCCAAGGGATGTGGTGGTGGACCGTGACAGCGTGTCGGCGAGGGAGATGGAGAGGCTGGAGATGGAGAGCGCCCGAATAGGTGCCCACCTGGATCGGTGTGTCATAGCGGGACTGTGCCTGCTCACGCTGGGCGGCGTGGTGCTCTCCACGCTGCTTATGATCTCCATGTGGAAGGGGGAGATGTACAGGAGAAAGGTCATCGCTTATTCCAAGCGTTCAGCCAAACAGTATGGCTCCATCAGCCTGAAAACTAGATCCAGCCCAAGCCATTCTTCTGTGCACTTGTCCCTGGAGGAGGAAATAGAAGAAACTTTGACTTAA